From Mycobacterium cookii:
AGACGGTGTGTCACCGACTCTCGACATTGCAGCGGCCGCAACTACGCGGCGTGCCGTTCATATTCGTCCGCACCGACAAGGCCGGCAACATCTCGAAGCGTCAGTCCGCCACCGCATTTCACTTCAGCCGGGTCGGCGGCAGCTGCCCGCTTTGGGTCGTACACGATGCCTTCGCCCAGCCGGGCCGGATCGTCACGCAGGTCGCCCAGATGCCGGACGGCCGTTCGTATTTCTGGCTCGCCAAGACCACCGCACCCGAAGGCCAGAGCTATCTGGGCCAGCACAAGAGCTTCGCGATCGGGCTGGGCTGCGACCTGATGCACGCCGACAAGCTGGTGTACTCCACCGGGGTCGCCCTGCACGACCCGAGCACCGCGGTGCCGATCGGCGCGGGCTGCAAGATCTGCAACCGCACCGTCTGCGCGCAGCGCGCGTTTCCCTATCTCGGCGAGCGGGTCGCCGTCGACGAGAACACCGGCAGCGGCCTGCCTTACACGCCGGCTAGTTAACTTGCTTAGCCGGCGGCCGGTAGAAGAGCACCAGCTGACCGAGCGCACCTCCGAGGCCCAACAGCAGCGAACCGAACAGGCCATGCCAGCCGTCGTGCCAGTTGTGCCCGAAGATCAGCCAGTCCAGGCTGTACTGCCCAGGCCCGGTCGTTGCGACCGCGACCGCCGCGGCGGCCAGGATCAGGTTGTACTCCCAGCCCTCTTTGACAATGAAGAAGCCGTTCTTGCGGTGCACCGTCCAGGCCGCGACCAGCATCAGTGCGACGAAGCCGGCAGCGGTGATCGGCGTCAGCAGCCCCGCAGCCAGCCCGAGGCCGGCGCTGATCTCGGTGCTGGCCGCGACCACAGCCTGAAATTTGCCGTGCTTCATCCCGATGCTCTCGAACCAGCCCGCAGTTCCGGGTATACGTCCGCCACCGAAGAACTTGTTGAAGCCATGAGCAGCCAGAGTCAAGCCCAGTACCAGCCGCAGGATCAGTAAACCGACATCGTAGGCAGTCATAGACGTCAACCTAGATCATCAGGTACGCACGGATCAGCACAGGTATCCTGCGACCCGGCACGCGACCGCAAAGGAGCCACACATCAAGATCGCGATCATCGGAGCCGGCAACGTCGGGCTTGGCCTGCTGCGCGGTCGAGCTTGACCATCCGCATGTCCACACAGCCTGTCGTACTGCTGGACGGTGACGCCGCGTCGCCGTCCGACATTCTGGGCCACAAAGGGCACGGCATCGATGCGATGCGGCGCAGCGGTCTGCCGGTGCCGCCCGCGTTCTGCATCACCACCGAGGTGGGCGCACGCTATCGCACCGCTCCCAAGGCGACGATGGACGCGGTCTGGCCTGACGTGCTCGACGGAATTCGCACCCTGGAGGCGGCGACGTCCCGCACGTTCGGCAGCGGGCCGCGTCCGCTGCTGGTCAGCGTGCGCTCGGGCGCCGCGGTGTCGATGCCCGGGATGATGGACACCTTGTTGGATCTCGGCTTCACCGACACCGTCGAGGACGCGTTAGCCCGCGAGCGCACAGCCGAATTCGCCCGTGACACCCGACAGCGGTTCTCGAGTTGGTATCAGCGCATCGTGGGGACCGAGCCCCCCGACGACCCCTACCGTCAGCTGCGCGCCGCGATCGAGGCGGTGTTCGCGTCGTGGGGCTCCCCGCGGGCGGCGGCCTACCGCGCGCACCACGGAATCGACGATCGCGGCGGCACCGCCGCGGTGGTGCAGGCGATGGCCTTCGGCAACGTCAACGCGAATTCCGGCGCTGGCGTGGTGTTTTCGCGGAACCCGATGACCGGGGCCCGCGCTGAGTTCGGCGAGTGGCTGCCCGGCGGCCAGGGTGACGACGTGGTGTCGGGCACCCTCGACGTCGAGCCGATCGCCGCCCTGCGCGCCCGGCTGCCGGGTGTCTACGACGAGCTGATCGCCGCCGCCCGCTCGTTGGAGCGACTGGCGGCCGACGTTCAGGAGATCGAATTCACCGTCGAAGACGGCACGCTGTGGCTGCTGCAGACCCGCGCCGCGAAACGCTCGGCACAGGCGGCGGTCCGGCTGGCGCTGCAACTGCATCACGACGGCCTGATCGACGAGGCCGAGACGCTCCGGCGGGTTACGCCGTCACATGTGGAAGCGTTGCTGCAGCCGTCGCTGCAGCCGGAAACCCGGCTGGCTGCGCCGCTTTTGGCGCAGGGCCTGCCGGCCGGCCCCGGCATCGCATCCGGGCGGGCCTACACCGAGGTGGACGCCGCGATCGACGCCGCCGACCGGGGCGAGGACGTCATCCTGGTACGCAACCACACCAGCCCCGACGACATTCACGGCATGTTGGTCGCACGCGGCATCGTCACCGAGACCGGCGGTGCCACCAGTCACGCGGCGGTCGTCAGCCGTGAACTCGGCCGACCGGCTGTGGTCGGCTGCGGCAGCGGCGTGGCAGAAGCGCTGGCGGGCAAGATGGTTACCGTCGACGGCAGTGCGGGCGAAGTGCGCGACGGTAGCCTGCCATTGGCCGCCTGGTCCGAGGACAACACGCCCGAGTTGCGGAAGCTGGCCGATATCGCTCGACGCGTCAGCCCATTACGGGCGCATACCCGCGGTGACTTCCCACGGCTGGACCGGCATTCCGAGGCCGCGGTGCGGACCGCGCTGGCCAGTGGACAGTGCGACG
This genomic window contains:
- a CDS encoding DoxX family protein; translated protein: MTAYDVGLLILRLVLGLTLAAHGFNKFFGGGRIPGTAGWFESIGMKHGKFQAVVAASTEISAGLGLAAGLLTPITAAGFVALMLVAAWTVHRKNGFFIVKEGWEYNLILAAAAVAVATTGPGQYSLDWLIFGHNWHDGWHGLFGSLLLGLGGALGQLVLFYRPPAKQVN
- a CDS encoding pyruvate, phosphate dikinase translates to MSTQPVVLLDGDAASPSDILGHKGHGIDAMRRSGLPVPPAFCITTEVGARYRTAPKATMDAVWPDVLDGIRTLEAATSRTFGSGPRPLLVSVRSGAAVSMPGMMDTLLDLGFTDTVEDALARERTAEFARDTRQRFSSWYQRIVGTEPPDDPYRQLRAAIEAVFASWGSPRAAAYRAHHGIDDRGGTAAVVQAMAFGNVNANSGAGVVFSRNPMTGARAEFGEWLPGGQGDDVVSGTLDVEPIAALRARLPGVYDELIAAARSLERLAADVQEIEFTVEDGTLWLLQTRAAKRSAQAAVRLALQLHHDGLIDEAETLRRVTPSHVEALLQPSLQPETRLAAPLLAQGLPAGPGIASGRAYTEVDAAIDAADRGEDVILVRNHTSPDDIHGMLVARGIVTETGGATSHAAVVSRELGRPAVVGCGSGVAEALAGKMVTVDGSAGEVRDGSLPLAAWSEDNTPELRKLADIARRVSPLRAHTRGDFPRLDRHSEAAVRTALASGQCDVVSATPLLAMLEAIRLNEVS